A region of Dermabacter vaginalis DNA encodes the following proteins:
- a CDS encoding DEAD/DEAH box helicase family protein, translating into MSAADVSDGAEYRSSELAVPSGAKARFRANLAAVELVHELEREQRAATSEEQRVLAAWSGWGALPHVFENREGWHEEHERLREVLTADEYRAAERNTLNAHYTDPKIADAMWRSLTRFGLGAGASVLEPGCGSGTFMATAPEDTRMIGVELDPFTARVAHYLHPKQQVRNEGFENTLLPKNGVDAAIGNVPFGKFTLLDSKHNPQRLTIHNHFIVKSLAATRPSGLVAVITSGFTMDAGGSKARTEMAKLGKLVAGVRLPTDAFKDVAGTSVNTDILVFQRHDEDIAVPDMAKLSWAGTEELTEGVAVNRFFAQHPERVLGEMTTRSGQFGPTLVVKDESGTPLAERVEEQLLFQMRANASPVRERDTNLDIDASDVEPGLYVPVPEEQKPVMGMFVDVRKLSQVDESVGRIVRWTGTEWEDAGVRKNAMKETLALMEVRDAARSVVESQSDKDSTENEREQARHILNVAYDRYTAQYGPINRFTQSTRKPSERAIDKYVKKRTDEWHTSLKQSGYSSADVKEMEPSSAQRDEWREEAITDLTDVRKTQKHLAALGTDPFLGQLIGLENFDEETQSATKSMIFTQDIVSARLEDRRAETMQDAVAISMDEYQRIDLSRIGQLLELSEEEVREQIIGTAFIEPATGELEVATHYLSGNVRDKLVKAREAAKHDSRFNANVDALEAVLPEWIAIEDIDLYPGLSVLDEHAYERFATETFGGVELKIELTAESGEWKVTAPARKAFGDSVLHQYGTEHRKPSDLLESVMNQRSVIIRTTRDSDKPKVDEQETALARAKMDSIVQAFSKWVLDQPQLREKIEHEWNYRFNQYVSADYGRLGDALALPGLSDEFIPHPYQREAVARIVNEPTTLLNHVVGAGKTGTMLMGAMELRRTGQARKPWLVVPNHLVEQVTREATQWYPNAKVMSIPTGQSPKERQMWMTRSAGQDWDLVVCPQSVFTLMGVDPSRQANWMNTKIEEMRETASTIDTGTANGKRLVKRLNTDIANLETKLNRLMEKKDRGLTFEQTGCDFLMVDEAHHYKNLARASDVADLAHSGSQKAADLEMKLEVLREFREDVARRDGTWHEDYVPHVAVFATGTPVANSLSEMWVMQRYLRPDLLNAQGTSSLREWGRAFARSASQLEPTAGGTWKMKDRVRSFVNVPELMSTAQAFMSTVTRDDITATLPNITGGEPTIITRDLSDQAREKIEELASRSNNLPKDQSLDNMLKINNEGKLLSIDPRLVGLDADEDGGRLADVAEQIVHIHEETKDREYTDANGEVEPVAGGLQIVFCDRGVPDGSSTVNLYEVMKDNLVERGLDPDSVAFIHDADNDAARGELFERCRSGQVNVLIGSTDKMGTGVNVQKRATAIHHVDVPWRPADLEQRNGRVFRQGNQNTDVTECRYVTIESFDQLLWQTIHRKAKFISQIMNGDAASRTVEQEDDEVTLSAGAIAAIASGDPMVMRREEVMRELEQLEALEKAYRSQSLRERSQVKSLRAGIEQSKKVIADREKIRPLIREELGYVNARGESFETAGEAKAAITATLLDNRQMLLEGGSVDLGRLDGLKIHVRGGVHRWFVEATDAPTVMCDFEPKIDRISKTDVVQRMRNVFKNIDNTIAKNQNSITHSENRIEDIEAHIASSSFEQRERLDALKNELADIDKHLGLDSDMDETVVEDWLVYANELMEVRPDTTKNYEMTARNAKKGDLLLFEKSGGPLIVKDPAAEDPENVLMREDGTSNGLQRFVAPFHTGKLIARQFSQLTEWQQRAAKRDAHAAIRRNFEAIEPGSLVVLNVDGACVEARTITRKAGQLESGIDFEITGPSDKINEHILLSSTWHTPTMILQPEAYTEEDLRGRARVRNKLTHNELMSGETVTAMYHAETGEKLPLKAPFDEEYAENGYGFRFVRSIQQVLEEMGHKELHPSDLVFDTASPRYAGEAITADIVGEVKVGRLMPGDRVRLSDLTDGTPSDECVTVQEVDPNNLITKYNVRYRTDDGQRVTASVPEPRMIPVVNRWDRSFGASERLRSVYGSVEEAGVNTEFDTGNREVRSVIAFTRSGKPKIATCRPMAGGQHGFEFEYESGEAESYFTGRSYKQVWEVTERADITELQWVLRNDTPVGTRGESDLEKKSGSPLPGVPGHDVPDPGMEGPRNGLNM; encoded by the coding sequence ATGAGCGCTGCCGACGTAAGCGACGGTGCGGAGTACCGGTCGAGCGAGTTGGCAGTTCCGTCTGGGGCGAAAGCGAGGTTCCGCGCGAATCTTGCAGCGGTGGAGCTGGTGCACGAGCTGGAGCGTGAGCAGCGGGCCGCGACAAGTGAGGAGCAGCGAGTCCTCGCGGCGTGGTCAGGGTGGGGTGCACTCCCCCATGTGTTCGAGAACCGGGAGGGGTGGCATGAGGAGCACGAGCGGTTGCGCGAGGTACTCACGGCGGACGAGTATCGCGCGGCTGAGCGCAACACGCTGAACGCGCACTACACTGACCCAAAGATCGCTGACGCGATGTGGCGCTCCCTGACGAGGTTCGGACTTGGCGCGGGCGCGAGTGTACTCGAACCGGGGTGTGGATCGGGCACGTTCATGGCGACAGCGCCGGAAGATACGCGGATGATTGGCGTTGAGCTTGATCCGTTTACAGCGCGCGTAGCGCACTATCTCCACCCGAAACAGCAGGTGCGTAACGAGGGCTTCGAGAATACTCTTCTGCCGAAGAATGGTGTGGATGCAGCCATTGGCAACGTGCCATTCGGCAAATTCACGCTTCTGGATTCGAAACACAACCCGCAGCGCTTGACTATCCATAACCACTTCATTGTGAAGTCGTTGGCCGCGACGCGCCCCAGTGGTCTGGTTGCGGTGATTACAAGCGGTTTCACGATGGACGCGGGAGGATCGAAGGCCCGCACGGAGATGGCCAAGCTCGGGAAGCTTGTAGCGGGCGTTCGCCTACCAACGGACGCATTTAAGGACGTGGCAGGCACAAGTGTCAACACTGACATTTTGGTGTTCCAACGCCACGATGAGGATATTGCCGTGCCGGACATGGCGAAGCTGTCGTGGGCGGGCACGGAGGAGCTAACTGAAGGCGTCGCGGTCAATAGATTCTTTGCCCAGCACCCAGAACGAGTGCTGGGGGAAATGACAACACGGTCGGGCCAATTCGGTCCCACGCTTGTAGTGAAGGATGAGAGCGGCACTCCCCTCGCGGAGCGAGTCGAGGAGCAGTTGCTGTTCCAGATGCGCGCGAACGCCTCGCCAGTGCGGGAACGCGACACGAACCTCGATATTGACGCCTCGGACGTGGAGCCAGGTCTATACGTGCCGGTGCCGGAGGAGCAAAAGCCCGTCATGGGCATGTTCGTCGATGTGCGCAAGCTCTCGCAGGTGGACGAAAGTGTCGGGCGTATCGTGAGGTGGACGGGCACTGAGTGGGAAGACGCAGGTGTTCGCAAGAACGCCATGAAAGAAACACTGGCCCTCATGGAAGTGCGTGACGCTGCCCGTAGTGTCGTGGAAAGTCAGTCCGATAAAGACAGCACCGAGAACGAACGCGAACAAGCGCGCCACATTCTCAACGTAGCCTACGACCGGTACACCGCGCAGTATGGCCCGATCAACCGTTTCACCCAGTCCACGCGCAAGCCCTCTGAACGCGCCATTGACAAGTACGTCAAGAAGCGCACGGATGAGTGGCACACGTCTTTGAAGCAAAGTGGGTATAGCTCGGCCGACGTTAAAGAAATGGAGCCAAGCAGTGCTCAGCGCGACGAGTGGCGCGAGGAGGCCATCACTGACCTCACTGACGTGCGCAAGACACAAAAGCATCTAGCGGCACTGGGCACTGACCCGTTCCTCGGCCAGCTCATTGGGCTGGAGAATTTCGACGAAGAAACTCAGAGTGCAACGAAGTCAATGATTTTCACGCAGGATATTGTGTCGGCGCGCCTGGAGGACCGCAGGGCCGAGACAATGCAGGATGCCGTGGCTATCAGCATGGACGAGTATCAGCGTATCGACCTGTCACGCATCGGGCAGTTGCTCGAGCTGAGTGAAGAAGAAGTCCGAGAGCAGATCATTGGCACAGCGTTCATCGAACCGGCAACTGGGGAACTGGAAGTTGCAACGCACTACCTGTCAGGGAACGTCCGCGACAAGCTTGTAAAGGCCCGAGAAGCAGCGAAGCATGATTCTCGGTTCAATGCGAATGTTGACGCGCTCGAAGCTGTGCTGCCTGAGTGGATTGCTATCGAAGACATCGATCTTTATCCCGGCCTGAGCGTCTTGGACGAGCATGCTTATGAGCGGTTCGCTACGGAAACCTTTGGTGGTGTGGAGCTGAAGATTGAGTTGACGGCGGAAAGTGGCGAGTGGAAGGTTACCGCGCCCGCACGTAAAGCGTTCGGAGACTCAGTTCTGCACCAGTACGGGACCGAGCACCGTAAGCCCTCGGACTTGCTGGAATCGGTAATGAACCAACGTAGCGTCATCATCCGCACAACCAGAGACTCGGATAAGCCGAAGGTGGATGAGCAGGAAACGGCGCTCGCGCGCGCAAAGATGGACAGTATTGTGCAAGCGTTCAGCAAGTGGGTGCTTGATCAGCCGCAGCTGCGCGAGAAGATCGAGCACGAGTGGAACTATCGTTTCAATCAGTACGTAAGTGCCGATTACGGACGATTGGGTGACGCTCTAGCGTTGCCAGGCCTTTCGGACGAGTTTATCCCTCACCCATATCAGCGTGAAGCGGTCGCGCGCATCGTGAATGAGCCGACGACGTTGTTGAACCATGTTGTGGGGGCAGGCAAAACGGGCACGATGCTTATGGGCGCAATGGAGCTGCGACGTACAGGCCAAGCACGTAAGCCGTGGCTTGTCGTGCCTAATCACTTGGTAGAGCAGGTGACTCGCGAGGCAACACAGTGGTATCCGAACGCGAAGGTCATGTCAATCCCTACAGGCCAGTCACCGAAAGAACGGCAGATGTGGATGACCCGCAGTGCAGGGCAGGACTGGGATTTAGTTGTGTGCCCGCAGTCGGTGTTCACCCTCATGGGTGTTGATCCGTCGCGTCAAGCGAACTGGATGAACACGAAGATCGAGGAAATGAGAGAAACAGCGTCCACCATTGACACTGGTACAGCAAATGGCAAACGCCTGGTGAAGCGTTTGAACACGGATATTGCGAACCTCGAGACAAAGTTGAACCGGCTCATGGAGAAGAAAGACCGGGGTCTCACGTTCGAGCAGACGGGCTGCGACTTCCTCATGGTGGACGAAGCCCACCACTATAAGAATCTCGCACGCGCCTCGGATGTTGCAGACCTGGCGCATTCCGGCTCGCAAAAGGCCGCAGACCTCGAAATGAAACTGGAAGTGCTCCGCGAGTTTCGTGAAGATGTCGCACGGCGTGATGGGACATGGCACGAAGATTATGTGCCACACGTGGCGGTGTTCGCGACAGGTACTCCGGTCGCAAACTCCCTTTCGGAGATGTGGGTGATGCAGCGGTACTTGCGGCCCGACCTACTCAACGCACAGGGAACGTCGAGCCTTCGAGAATGGGGCCGTGCGTTCGCCCGCTCAGCGTCGCAGCTCGAGCCAACCGCTGGCGGTACATGGAAGATGAAGGACCGCGTGCGTAGCTTCGTGAACGTACCGGAACTAATGAGTACAGCCCAGGCATTCATGTCCACGGTCACGCGCGATGACATCACGGCCACGCTACCCAATATCACGGGAGGAGAGCCGACAATAATCACGCGGGACTTGTCTGATCAAGCACGTGAAAAGATCGAAGAACTCGCCAGCCGAAGCAATAACCTTCCTAAGGATCAAAGCCTGGACAACATGCTCAAGATCAACAACGAAGGCAAACTTTTGTCTATCGACCCGCGCCTCGTTGGTCTTGACGCGGATGAGGACGGCGGGAGGCTCGCCGACGTGGCCGAACAGATCGTGCACATTCACGAGGAAACGAAGGACCGCGAATACACCGACGCCAACGGCGAAGTCGAACCGGTAGCGGGTGGCCTCCAGATTGTTTTCTGCGACCGTGGTGTGCCCGACGGTTCGAGTACGGTAAACCTCTACGAAGTAATGAAGGACAACCTCGTCGAGCGTGGCCTCGATCCAGATAGCGTCGCGTTCATTCACGATGCAGACAATGATGCTGCGCGCGGCGAACTGTTCGAGCGCTGCCGTAGCGGGCAGGTGAACGTCCTGATCGGTTCAACCGACAAGATGGGCACGGGTGTGAACGTCCAAAAGCGCGCGACGGCGATTCACCATGTGGATGTGCCGTGGCGTCCGGCTGACTTGGAGCAGCGTAACGGGCGTGTATTCCGTCAGGGTAATCAGAACACGGATGTGACCGAATGTCGGTATGTCACTATCGAGTCGTTCGATCAGTTGCTATGGCAAACGATTCATCGAAAAGCCAAGTTCATCAGTCAGATCATGAACGGCGACGCAGCTAGCCGCACCGTCGAACAGGAAGACGATGAGGTGACGCTGAGTGCGGGCGCGATCGCCGCGATTGCTTCGGGTGACCCGATGGTAATGCGGCGCGAAGAAGTGATGCGCGAATTGGAGCAGCTGGAGGCACTAGAGAAGGCGTACCGGAGCCAGAGTCTACGAGAACGGTCCCAAGTCAAGAGCCTGCGCGCAGGTATTGAGCAGAGTAAAAAAGTCATTGCGGATCGCGAAAAGATCAGGCCACTGATCCGCGAGGAGCTGGGCTACGTTAATGCGCGCGGCGAGTCCTTTGAAACTGCCGGAGAGGCCAAGGCCGCTATCACTGCCACACTGTTAGATAACCGGCAGATGTTGCTCGAAGGCGGCAGCGTCGATTTGGGCAGGCTCGACGGGTTGAAGATTCATGTCAGGGGCGGAGTACACAGGTGGTTCGTCGAAGCAACGGATGCTCCCACAGTCATGTGCGATTTCGAGCCGAAGATCGACAGGATCAGTAAGACCGACGTCGTGCAGCGTATGCGCAACGTGTTCAAGAACATCGACAACACGATTGCCAAAAACCAGAACAGTATTACCCACTCAGAGAACCGGATCGAGGACATTGAAGCGCACATCGCTAGCAGCAGTTTCGAGCAACGCGAACGCCTAGACGCCCTCAAAAATGAGTTGGCCGATATTGATAAGCACCTCGGACTAGACAGCGACATGGACGAGACGGTGGTCGAGGACTGGCTTGTCTACGCCAACGAACTGATGGAAGTGCGTCCCGATACCACGAAGAATTATGAGATGACGGCACGTAACGCGAAGAAAGGGGACCTGCTCCTCTTCGAGAAAAGTGGTGGGCCGTTGATCGTGAAAGATCCTGCGGCGGAGGATCCCGAAAACGTTCTCATGCGAGAGGACGGCACCTCGAATGGACTCCAACGGTTCGTGGCCCCGTTCCACACGGGCAAGCTCATTGCGCGGCAATTTAGTCAGTTGACTGAGTGGCAGCAACGTGCGGCGAAAAGGGATGCGCACGCGGCTATCCGACGAAACTTCGAAGCTATAGAACCAGGGAGCCTCGTCGTGCTGAACGTGGACGGCGCTTGCGTGGAGGCTCGCACGATCACACGGAAAGCGGGACAGCTCGAGTCGGGCATTGACTTCGAGATCACAGGACCCAGCGACAAGATCAACGAGCACATCCTTCTGAGTAGCACGTGGCATACCCCCACCATGATTTTGCAGCCAGAGGCGTACACGGAGGAGGACCTGCGGGGGCGTGCGCGAGTGCGCAATAAGCTCACACACAACGAATTAATGAGCGGTGAAACGGTGACGGCGATGTACCACGCGGAGACCGGAGAGAAGCTGCCACTGAAAGCGCCGTTCGACGAAGAGTATGCCGAGAACGGTTACGGCTTTCGGTTTGTGCGGTCGATCCAACAGGTGCTCGAAGAGATGGGCCACAAAGAACTGCATCCATCAGACCTGGTGTTCGATACTGCTTCACCCCGCTATGCGGGTGAGGCCATCACTGCGGACATAGTTGGGGAGGTAAAAGTTGGGAGGCTAATGCCGGGTGACCGAGTGCGCCTGAGTGATCTCACCGATGGTACGCCTTCGGACGAGTGTGTGACTGTTCAAGAAGTGGATCCAAATAACCTAATTACGAAATATAACGTTCGGTACAGGACGGATGATGGTCAACGAGTGACTGCCTCCGTTCCGGAGCCGAGGATGATCCCGGTCGTGAATCGGTGGGATCGCAGTTTCGGTGCGTCAGAACGACTTAGGAGCGTCTATGGGTCCGTGGAGGAGGCGGGCGTGAATACCGAGTTCGATACCGGTAACCGTGAGGTTCGTTCCGTCATAGCGTTCACTCGCTCTGGAAAACCGAAAATTGCGACATGCAGGCCGATGGCTGGTGGTCAACATGGGTTCGAGTTCGAATATGAGAGCGGTGAAGCTGAGTCGTATTTTACGGGGAGGAGTTATAAACAAGTGTGGGAGGTAACAGAACGGGCGGATATTACGGAATTGCAGTGGGTCTTGCGTAATGACACTCCCGTTGGTACGCGAGGTGAGAGCGATTTGGAGAAGAAGTCAGGTTCGCCTTTGCCGGGTGTGCCTGGTCATGATGTCCCTGATCCTGGCATGGAGGGTCCGAGGAACGGGTTGAACATGTAG
- a CDS encoding ATP-dependent DNA helicase, with protein MVNTDDPRLSLRGTSVFDDDTRSVFTSSTALERENRLVAALTTTGVWNPPESPTVEKLIEEVNAAQKTTRGYSLAEDQEAAVRAIMTDTSRMSVLIGPAGTGKTTTMSALKNVWEHEHGTGSLLGVTTSAQAAHVLSEELEAPAHTIAKWLYESTVGNTDRRTEYDSLIDALENDLLSPATRRAYRRRVAELATTIDSWTLHAGQMLVVDEASMASTTHLAELTAQADAAGARILLVGDHRQIEAVEAGGALSLLADHGPVHELTSVWRFHHKWEADASLLLRDVSDQQDAHDVLALYEAHERLHGGADDELLEQAYLDTRHALDEGRSALIIASTNALVDELNQRFSHDLRLAGRIDAARTALLRGDRDAGVGERVLARSNDRTIVDTDGDFIRNGTLMTVTSIHNDGSITAVREDNNATIHLSASYLRDHTELGYATTAHRCQGATVDEARVVIPSQDPIASELLYVAMTRGRDLNAAYIGEAASATSASPATGLRVADEETPTWRERFQQMAQTHAAETSATTALGNAREDANNLQRLTSEYAYLLTLENHQPQIDTLAANLHVLPDALEESLILPSLFAAYRAADAHNPTATHNALTTPVTGVDPTDVDASLKIIAHRLRALTPNDPRGHALPGGLPLLTDRADHDVHQLGDQVHSRIHDRITQLSATAPGEAWARTCPPHLHTDIAIYRDLYRVRTTTPLGPEPPARDTQQHAHWHYLTTALATTSEALPVSTHAPTTEPHLHTDSHPQPNRPQ; from the coding sequence GTGGTCAACACTGACGACCCGCGCCTGTCGCTACGAGGCACCAGTGTCTTCGACGACGACACACGCAGCGTATTCACCTCCAGCACTGCCCTCGAACGTGAGAACAGACTTGTCGCGGCATTAACAACTACGGGTGTATGGAACCCCCCGGAGTCACCCACAGTGGAGAAGCTGATCGAAGAAGTGAACGCCGCACAAAAAACCACACGCGGGTACTCCCTGGCCGAGGACCAGGAAGCCGCTGTGCGTGCCATCATGACGGACACGAGCCGGATGAGTGTCCTCATTGGTCCAGCAGGCACCGGTAAGACGACAACCATGTCGGCATTGAAGAACGTATGGGAGCACGAACACGGCACTGGTTCACTCCTCGGCGTAACAACGAGTGCTCAAGCAGCACATGTCCTGTCCGAAGAACTCGAAGCACCAGCACACACAATCGCGAAGTGGCTTTACGAGAGCACTGTAGGAAACACCGACCGACGCACCGAGTACGACTCACTCATCGACGCCCTAGAGAACGATCTTTTGTCGCCAGCCACTCGGCGCGCGTACCGGCGACGTGTCGCTGAACTCGCCACCACCATTGATAGTTGGACACTCCACGCCGGACAGATGCTTGTCGTCGATGAAGCCTCGATGGCCTCCACCACGCACCTCGCAGAACTTACGGCACAGGCCGATGCCGCAGGGGCGCGGATTCTCCTTGTCGGCGACCATCGGCAGATCGAAGCCGTTGAGGCTGGCGGCGCACTTTCCCTCCTAGCCGACCACGGCCCCGTTCACGAACTCACGAGTGTGTGGCGATTCCACCACAAATGGGAAGCCGACGCGTCACTGCTTCTCCGCGATGTTAGTGACCAGCAAGACGCTCACGATGTTCTCGCACTTTACGAGGCTCACGAACGCCTCCACGGTGGCGCCGACGACGAACTTCTGGAACAGGCATACCTTGACACACGCCACGCGTTGGACGAAGGCCGCTCAGCCCTCATAATCGCCTCCACCAACGCTCTCGTTGATGAACTAAACCAACGCTTCAGCCATGACTTGCGCCTCGCCGGCAGAATCGACGCTGCGCGTACAGCTTTGCTTCGCGGCGATCGCGACGCCGGGGTAGGGGAGAGGGTCCTAGCCCGCTCCAATGACCGCACCATTGTTGATACCGACGGCGACTTCATACGAAACGGCACACTCATGACCGTCACTTCGATTCATAACGACGGTTCAATCACGGCAGTTAGAGAGGACAACAACGCCACCATTCATTTATCCGCGTCTTACCTACGCGACCACACCGAGCTGGGATACGCCACAACTGCCCACCGATGCCAAGGCGCCACCGTAGACGAAGCGCGAGTTGTCATCCCCTCCCAAGACCCCATTGCCTCAGAACTCCTATACGTGGCAATGACTCGAGGCCGCGACCTCAACGCCGCTTACATAGGGGAAGCCGCTAGCGCTACTAGCGCTTCTCCCGCAACCGGACTGCGCGTAGCTGACGAAGAAACACCCACATGGCGCGAGCGATTCCAACAAATGGCACAAACACACGCCGCCGAAACCAGCGCCACCACAGCACTCGGCAACGCCCGTGAGGACGCGAACAACCTTCAACGCCTCACTTCCGAGTACGCCTACCTCCTCACCCTCGAAAACCACCAACCCCAAATTGACACTCTCGCAGCAAACCTGCACGTCCTGCCTGATGCACTTGAAGAAAGTCTTATCCTCCCATCCCTTTTCGCGGCCTACCGTGCCGCCGATGCACACAACCCCACTGCAACACACAACGCCCTCACAACGCCCGTCACCGGCGTAGATCCCACTGATGTAGACGCTTCACTCAAGATCATTGCCCACCGGCTACGAGCGCTTACCCCGAATGATCCACGCGGCCACGCCTTGCCCGGAGGACTCCCACTTCTCACCGACCGCGCCGACCATGATGTGCACCAGCTAGGGGACCAAGTGCACTCTCGTATTCACGACCGCATTACCCAACTCTCAGCCACAGCTCCAGGCGAGGCCTGGGCGCGCACCTGCCCACCCCACCTTCACACGGACATTGCCATCTACCGCGACCTCTACCGTGTACGCACAACAACCCCACTTGGGCCGGAACCACCCGCACGCGACACACAACAACACGCCCACTGGCACTACTTAACTACTGCCCTCGCCACCACCAGCGAAGCCCTCCCGGTCTCGACGCACGCACCCACGACCGAGCCACACCTGCACACCGACTCCCACCCCCAACCGAACCGCCCGCAGTAA
- a CDS encoding IS3 family transposase (programmed frameshift), with protein sequence MFIVSQQRKKYTPEYRREAANLVIESRRPIAHVAKKIGVSAGLLGRWVKLERERRGASDGMSEADLRAENARLRRELAEAKMDNEFLFKSDSLLRCEATRAEKFELMQQEKANYSIKRMARLLKVSRSGYYKWAHTQQKRLSGEDDRAAFYDDVDRKIHRIWKDSDEVYGAPRITAELAERYHIALNRKTVAKRMCMMGIEGISPRAFVPVTTIQAKRKSTLPDLVKRMFDTGELNRVWMSDITYLRTGEGWLYLCAVRDGHSRRVLGWAMDSVQDTSLVERALRMAHTLRGDVPDGLVFHADRGAQFTSEQLWEVCRSLSIAQSVGRTGVCFDNAMAESFWSTLKTEFYDRKRWTTRDAARKAVAYWIEVVYNRRRRHSALGMVSPVDFENQIGLITSRKGIAA encoded by the exons ATGTTCATTGTGAGTCAACAGCGCAAGAAGTACACGCCGGAGTATCGGCGTGAAGCCGCGAACCTGGTAATAGAGTCGCGGCGTCCGATTGCTCATGTGGCTAAGAAGATTGGTGTGTCCGCCGGGCTTTTAGGCCGGTGGGTCAAACTCGAGCGTGAGCGCCGAGGAGCATCAGATGGGATGAGCGAGGCTGATCTTCGTGCTGAGAATGCTCGTCTTCGTCGGGAGCTGGCTGAAGCCAAGATGGATAACGAGTTTTTGT TCAAAAGCGACAGCCTTCTTCGCTGCGAAGCAACGCGAGCAGAAAAGTTCGAATTGATGCAGCAGGAGAAGGCGAACTACAGCATCAAGCGCATGGCACGGCTTTTAAAAGTGTCTCGGTCTGGATACTACAAATGGGCCCATACGCAGCAGAAGCGACTATCGGGCGAAGATGATCGTGCAGCATTTTACGATGATGTTGACCGCAAGATTCACCGGATTTGGAAAGACTCCGATGAGGTTTATGGTGCGCCGCGGATCACCGCAGAACTTGCCGAGCGCTACCACATTGCGCTTAACCGTAAGACTGTGGCTAAACGGATGTGCATGATGGGGATTGAGGGGATTTCACCGCGGGCCTTTGTCCCGGTGACAACGATTCAAGCTAAGCGTAAGTCCACGCTTCCTGACCTGGTCAAGCGCATGTTTGATACTGGTGAGCTCAACCGGGTGTGGATGTCAGATATTACCTACTTGCGCACCGGTGAAGGCTGGTTGTACTTGTGCGCGGTCCGCGATGGCCATTCCCGCCGGGTGCTGGGCTGGGCTATGGATAGCGTTCAAGATACTTCCCTGGTCGAGCGAGCCCTGCGGATGGCGCACACGTTGCGTGGTGACGTTCCTGATGGGCTGGTGTTTCACGCTGACCGCGGAGCTCAATTCACTAGCGAGCAGCTCTGGGAGGTTTGCCGCAGCCTGAGCATTGCTCAGTCCGTGGGGCGTACTGGTGTGTGCTTCGATAACGCGATGGCTGAGTCGTTCTGGTCGACGCTTAAAACCGAGTTCTACGACCGTAAGCGCTGGACGACCCGTGATGCTGCACGCAAGGCCGTTGCCTACTGGATTGAAGTCGTCTACAACCGTCGACGCCGACATTCCGCACTCGGTATGGTCAGCCCCGTCGACTTTGAGAACCAAATTGGTCTAATCACTAGCAGAAAAGGAATAGCTGCCTAA